The proteins below come from a single Acidobacteriota bacterium genomic window:
- a CDS encoding tetratricopeptide repeat protein: MKNTAKIKMLVVLAASLLLLLGTGCTKLKARDQLNKGVQAFKNNKFEQAIDHFQQAVTLDPSLLNARLYLATAYAQGYVGGVDTPENIRMAEQAIDQYKQVLQADPKNINSVKGIAYLYLQQKNFPLAKEFYKKASELDPNDAEPYYSIAVIDWTQTYQPRMEERQKLGMKSEESLAAKDKKLCATIREKNTANIQEGIDNLTKAIQLRPDYDDAMAYLNLMYRERADVQCDDPSARAADLKTADEWVDKTMAVKKEKAEKQPAGGIVMDENK, translated from the coding sequence ATGAAAAACACCGCAAAAATAAAAATGCTGGTGGTACTGGCAGCCAGTCTGCTGCTGCTTCTGGGCACCGGCTGCACCAAGTTGAAGGCGCGCGACCAGCTCAACAAGGGCGTGCAGGCCTTCAAGAACAATAAATTCGAACAGGCAATCGATCACTTTCAACAAGCTGTGACGCTGGATCCGTCTCTCCTCAACGCGCGGCTTTATCTGGCCACTGCCTACGCGCAGGGATATGTGGGGGGCGTGGATACTCCGGAAAACATTCGTATGGCGGAGCAGGCGATCGATCAATACAAGCAGGTGCTGCAGGCCGACCCCAAGAATATTAATAGCGTGAAGGGAATCGCCTACCTCTACCTGCAGCAAAAGAACTTTCCTCTGGCAAAAGAGTTTTACAAAAAGGCCTCCGAACTCGATCCCAACGATGCCGAGCCGTATTACTCGATCGCCGTGATTGACTGGACGCAGACCTATCAGCCGCGCATGGAAGAGCGGCAGAAACTGGGCATGAAGTCGGAAGAGTCGCTGGCTGCAAAAGATAAGAAGCTCTGTGCGACGATCCGGGAAAAGAATACCGCCAACATTCAGGAAGGCATCGACAACCTGACCAAGGCGATCCAGTTGCGCCCGGACTACGATGACGCGATGGCCTATCTGAACCTGATGTACCGTGAGCGTGCGGACGTGCAATGCGACGATCCTTCAGCCCGCGCCGCCGATCTGAAGACTGCGGATGAATGGGTCGACAAGACCATGGCCGTCAAGAAGGAAAAGGCCGAGAAGCAGCCCGCGGGCGGCATCGTAATGGACGAGAACAAGTAG
- a CDS encoding acetyl-CoA carboxylase biotin carboxyl carrier protein subunit, whose protein sequence is MVVDAVLARPDVLSLLIEGHSYEIKREQTANDLHLWVGSSRFAVELRDPRSLRSRRDGTGDAAGPKKLVCPMPGKIVRVLVTEQSEVEAGQGIVVVEAMKMQNEIKSPKKGVVQKILAVPGASVNAGDVLAIVE, encoded by the coding sequence ATGGTGGTGGACGCGGTGTTGGCGCGACCAGACGTGCTCTCGCTCCTGATTGAAGGCCATTCGTACGAGATTAAGCGTGAGCAGACCGCAAACGATCTCCATCTGTGGGTCGGGAGCTCGCGCTTTGCAGTCGAGTTGCGCGATCCGCGCTCCCTGCGCTCGCGGCGGGACGGAACAGGGGATGCCGCCGGTCCGAAAAAGCTGGTCTGTCCGATGCCGGGGAAGATTGTGCGCGTGCTGGTGACGGAGCAGTCGGAAGTCGAAGCTGGCCAGGGAATCGTGGTGGTCGAAGCCATGAAGATGCAGAACGAGATCAAGTCGCCGAAGAAGGGTGTGGTGCAGAAGATTCTGGCCGTACCGGGCGCAAGCGTGAATGCAGGGGACGTGCTGGCGATTGTGGAATGA
- a CDS encoding biopolymer transporter ExbD: MAMAMGSGGGQSANINVTPLIDVLLVLLIIFMVITPLTPKGLDALVPQPPPPNQKQPPPTPDRTIVVQLIDHGPGQDPGLKINQDEVTWESLQLRLSDIFKARAEKVMFVKGDDNIPFANVASVIDIAHSAGVDKVGLITAKIEAGN, translated from the coding sequence ATGGCAATGGCAATGGGTTCGGGCGGAGGGCAGAGTGCGAATATCAACGTCACGCCGCTCATTGACGTGTTGTTGGTGTTGCTGATCATCTTCATGGTGATCACGCCGTTGACTCCAAAGGGTCTGGATGCACTGGTTCCGCAGCCGCCTCCACCCAATCAGAAACAACCGCCTCCCACACCGGATCGTACGATCGTGGTGCAGTTGATCGATCACGGCCCGGGGCAGGATCCGGGGCTGAAGATCAATCAGGACGAAGTGACTTGGGAAAGTTTGCAGCTGCGCCTGTCGGACATCTTCAAGGCGCGCGCGGAAAAAGTCATGTTCGTAAAAGGGGACGACAATATTCCCTTCGCGAACGTGGCGAGCGTGATCGATATCGCCCATTCAGCGGGTGTAGATAAAGTGGGCCTGATCACAGCCAAAATCGAAGCGGGCAATTAA
- a CDS encoding ATP-binding protein, giving the protein MHLTNGLRGVTVRADRHRLEQVLLNLALNAFRFMPGGGWLGFRGADLGAKGAEIEVRDTGPGIPESDLQRIFQAGFSTRPGSCGLGLAVCHQILEQHGGTIAAESRAGEGTTFRLNLPRTGVAQ; this is encoded by the coding sequence TTGCATCTCACCAATGGCTTGCGCGGCGTCACCGTGCGCGCCGACCGGCATCGTCTCGAACAGGTGCTTCTTAATCTCGCCTTGAATGCGTTTCGCTTTATGCCCGGTGGAGGATGGCTCGGTTTTCGGGGTGCTGATCTGGGTGCGAAGGGAGCCGAGATTGAGGTTCGAGATACGGGGCCCGGCATACCTGAAAGCGATTTGCAGCGGATATTCCAGGCTGGGTTCAGTACTCGTCCCGGCAGTTGCGGGCTTGGGCTGGCAGTGTGTCATCAGATTCTGGAACAGCATGGCGGCACGATCGCGGCAGAAAGCCGCGCGGGCGAGGGCACCACGTTCCGACTGAACCTGCCGCGCACGGGAGTGGCGCAATGA
- a CDS encoding sigma-54-dependent Fis family transcriptional regulator: MKRVLIADDDAGMRAALETRFLQRGWQVDLAVNGSEALGKFRESRHALVITDVRMPGRDGFELMREVQATSPRTAVILLTAYGCVPDAVQAIQSGACDYLVKPVCFEKLELAVDQVLRRAQEENKDTESLIGHSPAWELALERARQAASTDADVLIEAESGTGKELVARLIHRLSDRKRGPFVALNCTAFPESLLESELFGHAKGAFTGAVAARPGKFESANGGTLLLDEVGEMPLPLQPKLLRALQEREFDRLGSNQTVHVDIRVIATTNRPLEAAVKEGRFRADLYYRLNVIPLTLPPLRERSGDIAELAEHFARIYAASGAVPPLSSALVARLQEQVWPGNVRELGNFVRRAVALSRGGEIGLEAFDHGKPSARGAVPEWKAGLSLGEMERQLLAMTLESTGGNRSRTAELLGVSLRTVRNKIREYGLPPRSNYIHVND; this comes from the coding sequence ATGAAGCGCGTATTGATTGCGGATGATGATGCCGGGATGCGAGCGGCGCTCGAAACACGTTTTCTGCAGCGCGGCTGGCAGGTTGATCTGGCCGTGAACGGATCCGAGGCGCTCGGCAAGTTCCGTGAAAGCCGGCATGCCCTGGTCATCACCGACGTGCGCATGCCGGGACGCGACGGTTTCGAGTTGATGCGTGAGGTGCAGGCAACGTCACCACGAACCGCAGTCATTCTCCTGACTGCGTATGGTTGCGTTCCCGATGCGGTGCAGGCGATCCAGAGCGGGGCATGTGACTACCTCGTCAAGCCCGTGTGTTTCGAAAAACTGGAATTGGCCGTTGACCAGGTTTTGCGGCGGGCGCAAGAAGAGAACAAGGACACCGAATCACTGATAGGACACTCGCCAGCATGGGAACTGGCGCTGGAGCGGGCGCGGCAAGCGGCGTCTACAGATGCCGACGTCCTGATCGAAGCGGAAAGCGGCACGGGGAAGGAATTAGTGGCGCGGCTGATTCATCGCTTGAGCGATCGTAAGCGAGGGCCGTTTGTCGCGTTGAATTGCACTGCATTTCCGGAATCGCTGCTGGAAAGCGAGTTGTTCGGCCATGCGAAAGGTGCGTTCACGGGCGCGGTGGCGGCGCGTCCCGGAAAGTTCGAGAGTGCCAACGGCGGCACGCTCTTGCTGGATGAAGTCGGCGAGATGCCGCTTCCCTTGCAACCCAAGTTACTGCGCGCGTTGCAAGAGCGCGAGTTTGATCGCCTGGGATCGAATCAAACCGTGCATGTCGATATCCGCGTGATTGCGACCACCAATCGTCCCCTGGAAGCCGCGGTCAAGGAAGGCCGCTTTCGCGCGGATCTGTATTACCGGCTGAATGTGATTCCGCTTACGCTGCCTCCGTTGCGGGAGCGCTCAGGAGACATCGCGGAACTGGCAGAACATTTCGCACGCATCTATGCCGCGTCGGGCGCGGTGCCACCCCTAAGCAGCGCGCTGGTGGCCCGCTTACAGGAGCAGGTGTGGCCGGGCAATGTGCGCGAGTTGGGCAACTTCGTGCGGCGGGCGGTTGCCCTGTCCCGCGGCGGCGAGATTGGGCTGGAGGCATTCGACCACGGTAAACCATCGGCGCGCGGTGCCGTTCCGGAGTGGAAAGCGGGCCTGTCGCTGGGAGAAATGGAACGGCAACTCCTGGCGATGACTTTGGAATCGACGGGCGGAAATCGTTCGCGGACCGCGGAACTGCTGGGAGTGAGCCTGCGCACGGTTCGCAACAAGATCCGCGAATACGGGCTGCCCCCGAGGAGTAACTACATCCATGTCAATGATTGA
- a CDS encoding biopolymer transporter ExbD produces the protein MALAKRNEGAKVNSDINVTPMVDVMLVLLIIFMVVTPMLQHGQPVDMAQVNNPAPMPDADKEDALLVAVTRENKVFFGTDPIKPEDLTQKIKDKLANKTDKRVFIKADARAKFGWVVEVVDNVRAAGVDQLGLLTDQKKTPGALTTPPKATTGGQ, from the coding sequence ATGGCATTAGCAAAGCGAAACGAAGGCGCCAAAGTAAACTCCGACATCAACGTGACGCCCATGGTGGACGTGATGCTGGTGTTGCTGATCATCTTCATGGTGGTCACGCCCATGTTGCAGCACGGGCAGCCCGTGGACATGGCGCAGGTCAACAACCCGGCGCCGATGCCGGACGCGGACAAGGAAGATGCGCTTCTGGTTGCGGTCACCCGCGAGAACAAAGTTTTCTTCGGGACCGATCCCATCAAGCCGGAAGATCTGACGCAGAAAATCAAAGACAAACTGGCCAACAAGACGGACAAGCGCGTTTTTATTAAAGCGGACGCGCGGGCAAAGTTCGGATGGGTGGTCGAGGTCGTGGATAACGTCCGCGCCGCAGGCGTGGATCAATTGGGATTGCTGACGGATCAGAAAAAGACCCCGGGTGCTTTGACGACGCCGCCCAAGGCGACGACGGGCGGGCAGTAA
- a CDS encoding MotA/TolQ/ExbB proton channel family protein, which yields MLVNLAAVALCNMHIFATMLLQGESSVGWDPISLWKQMGLLAKAVVIILFIMSGWSIGVMIDRWMAFNAARNQSRAFAPAVAGALREGKIDEAIKVAERNKKSHLAKVVTAGLMEFKAHQDSPGEIPGETIEASKRALERTEAIVHAELKRGLGGLATIGSTAPFVGLFGTVVGILNAFNGIAKEKATGLAAVAGGISEALVTTAVGLFVAIPAVMMFNYLTGRVEAFDVEMDNSSSELVDYFLKRRSMRRS from the coding sequence ATGTTAGTAAATCTGGCAGCAGTCGCACTCTGCAACATGCACATATTCGCCACCATGCTCTTACAAGGTGAGAGCTCGGTTGGTTGGGACCCGATTTCGCTATGGAAGCAGATGGGGCTTCTTGCGAAAGCCGTGGTTATCATTCTGTTCATCATGTCGGGCTGGTCGATCGGCGTCATGATCGATCGCTGGATGGCTTTTAATGCCGCCCGCAACCAGTCGCGTGCGTTCGCTCCTGCGGTGGCAGGCGCTCTGCGCGAAGGCAAGATTGACGAAGCCATCAAAGTTGCCGAGCGTAACAAGAAGAGCCACCTGGCCAAGGTTGTCACCGCTGGCCTGATGGAATTTAAAGCTCACCAGGACAGCCCGGGCGAAATCCCTGGCGAAACCATCGAAGCTTCGAAGCGCGCTCTGGAGCGCACGGAAGCGATCGTCCACGCGGAACTGAAGCGCGGACTCGGTGGACTGGCGACAATCGGCTCGACTGCTCCCTTCGTGGGACTGTTCGGCACGGTGGTCGGCATTCTGAACGCCTTTAACGGCATCGCGAAAGAAAAAGCCACCGGACTGGCAGCAGTCGCGGGCGGCATTTCGGAAGCGCTCGTCACCACGGCAGTTGGATTGTTCGTGGCGATTCCGGCCGTTATGATGTTCAACTACCTGACCGGTCGCGTGGAAGCGTTCGACGTGGAGATGGATAACTCCTCGAGCGAACTGGTGGACTACTTCCTGAAGCGCCGGAGCATGCGCCGGTCCTAA
- the accC gene encoding acetyl-CoA carboxylase biotin carboxylase subunit, with translation MFKKILIANRGEIAVRVIRACREMGIPTVAVFSDVDRAALHVRKADEAYHIGPAPAVESYLRIDKILDVARRSGAEAIHPGYGFLSENAKFAQACADAGVKFIGPTPASMEMMGSKTRARQEMEKAGVPLVPGTSRGLQSPGEGEEVAERIGYPVMLKAASGGGGKGMRLVHSRAELRSALEAAQSEAQRSFGDSEVYIEKAIVNPRHIEMQVLADEHGNTVWLGERECSIQRRHQKVLEEAPSPIVDVGMRRRMGEVAVRVATAAGYTNAGTVEFLVDQQKNFYFLEMNTRLQVEHPVTELITGLDLVHLQIRIAHGEKLPFTQNDIQIRGHAIECRIYAEDPDNNYFPSPGKITLLVAPSGPGIRRDSGMYEGWTVPLDYDPLLAKLIGYGTDRQQAIMRLRRALHEYFVAGIKTNISLFQRILRDEDFQAGKLDTGYLDRLLAKKSVAAESAPEPEIAAIAAGLFEIIAPKAGDRQNGGVVATASKWKETGRVEGRR, from the coding sequence ATGTTCAAGAAGATCCTGATTGCCAACCGGGGAGAGATTGCGGTGCGGGTGATCCGTGCGTGCCGCGAAATGGGTATTCCCACGGTGGCTGTCTTTTCCGACGTGGATCGCGCCGCCCTGCACGTTCGCAAAGCGGACGAGGCCTACCACATTGGCCCAGCGCCGGCGGTGGAGTCCTATCTTCGGATCGACAAGATTCTCGATGTGGCCAGGCGTTCGGGCGCAGAAGCAATTCATCCCGGATACGGTTTCCTTTCGGAGAATGCAAAGTTTGCGCAAGCCTGCGCAGACGCGGGCGTGAAGTTCATCGGCCCCACACCGGCGTCCATGGAAATGATGGGATCGAAGACGCGCGCCCGCCAGGAAATGGAAAAAGCGGGAGTGCCGCTTGTGCCCGGCACATCCCGCGGACTGCAATCTCCAGGAGAAGGCGAAGAAGTCGCAGAGCGAATCGGTTATCCAGTGATGTTGAAAGCGGCGTCGGGCGGCGGCGGTAAGGGCATGCGGCTGGTGCATTCGCGCGCAGAGTTACGCTCTGCGCTGGAAGCCGCGCAAAGCGAAGCGCAGCGCTCATTTGGCGACAGCGAAGTCTACATTGAGAAAGCGATCGTGAATCCTCGGCACATCGAGATGCAGGTGCTGGCGGATGAACATGGAAACACAGTCTGGCTGGGCGAGCGCGAATGTTCGATTCAGCGCCGCCATCAGAAAGTGCTGGAGGAAGCGCCGTCGCCGATCGTCGATGTCGGTATGCGCCGCCGTATGGGCGAAGTGGCTGTTCGCGTCGCAACAGCTGCAGGGTACACCAATGCCGGAACCGTCGAATTCCTGGTAGATCAACAAAAGAATTTCTATTTCCTCGAAATGAACACCCGGTTGCAGGTGGAACATCCCGTGACCGAACTGATCACCGGCCTCGACCTTGTGCATTTACAGATTCGCATCGCACACGGCGAGAAGCTCCCCTTCACGCAGAACGATATCCAGATTCGTGGACACGCGATCGAATGCCGCATCTATGCGGAGGATCCAGACAACAATTATTTTCCGAGTCCGGGCAAGATTACTTTGCTGGTTGCCCCGTCCGGTCCGGGAATCCGCCGGGATAGCGGCATGTACGAAGGGTGGACGGTCCCGCTCGATTACGATCCTCTACTCGCGAAATTGATCGGCTATGGTACGGACCGGCAGCAGGCGATCATGCGGTTGCGGCGCGCGCTGCATGAATATTTTGTGGCTGGCATCAAGACGAATATTTCTTTGTTCCAGCGAATCTTGCGCGATGAAGATTTTCAGGCGGGCAAACTTGATACCGGGTATCTGGATCGACTGCTAGCGAAGAAATCTGTGGCCGCGGAGTCCGCGCCGGAGCCGGAAATTGCGGCGATCGCGGCAGGGCTGTTTGAAATCATCGCTCCGAAGGCGGGAGACCGGCAAAATGGGGGCGTGGTTGCGACAGCTTCCAAATGGAAAGAAACGGGGCGCGTGGAAGGGCGGCGGTGA
- a CDS encoding sigma-54-dependent Fis family transcriptional regulator, producing the protein MRCVEQASGGAEALGYLESGAWQVLFLDRSLPDLNAEELSHTIRQRFPMVEIVLLDSEADSDVAALPEERVTLPPRKPPNVEKLMPARAVVVNAILQAPLPGMIGGSRKMQPVYRGSRLMARRDTTVLITGPTGSGKELVARAIHDLSARSARAFVVINCAAIPEALLESELFGHTRGAFTGAMQSYSGRIQMAQGGTLFLDEIGDMPLSLQPKLLRFLEQKEVQRLGSCEVLRVDARVIAATNARLLSLVQQGKFREDLYYRLCAFPIEIPPLRERPDDILELAQHFLDKFSLRPPAPELSPEGAQLLRSHPWAGNVRELQNVIERSLILAEDEMMIRPEHMLMPEDRAHG; encoded by the coding sequence GTGCGATGCGTCGAACAGGCGAGCGGTGGAGCAGAAGCGTTAGGTTACCTGGAGAGCGGCGCCTGGCAAGTTCTCTTTCTCGACCGATCATTGCCCGACTTGAATGCGGAAGAATTGAGCCACACCATCCGGCAAAGATTTCCCATGGTGGAGATTGTCTTGCTCGACTCGGAAGCCGATTCCGATGTTGCTGCCCTGCCAGAAGAACGCGTAACGCTCCCGCCACGTAAACCTCCCAATGTAGAAAAGCTGATGCCAGCGCGGGCGGTAGTGGTGAACGCAATCCTGCAGGCGCCGTTGCCGGGAATGATTGGCGGTTCGCGAAAAATGCAGCCCGTGTATCGAGGATCCCGGCTGATGGCGCGGCGGGATACGACTGTTCTAATCACAGGTCCAACGGGATCGGGAAAAGAGTTGGTGGCGCGCGCTATTCACGATTTAAGTGCGCGGTCCGCGCGCGCGTTTGTGGTGATCAACTGCGCTGCTATCCCTGAGGCTCTTCTCGAATCCGAACTCTTCGGGCATACGCGAGGCGCATTTACAGGGGCGATGCAATCGTATAGCGGCAGAATTCAGATGGCACAGGGAGGCACGCTCTTCCTGGATGAGATCGGCGACATGCCTCTGAGCTTGCAACCGAAGTTGCTGCGATTTCTGGAGCAGAAAGAAGTCCAAAGGTTGGGGAGTTGCGAAGTTCTGCGGGTGGACGCTCGCGTGATCGCCGCAACCAATGCTCGGTTGTTGTCGCTGGTGCAGCAGGGAAAGTTTCGCGAAGATCTGTATTACCGTTTGTGCGCTTTTCCGATCGAGATCCCGCCCTTGCGGGAGCGTCCGGATGACATTCTGGAACTTGCCCAGCATTTTCTGGACAAGTTTTCGTTGCGACCGCCAGCGCCGGAATTGTCGCCGGAAGGCGCGCAGTTATTGCGCTCGCATCCCTGGGCAGGCAATGTGAGGGAATTGCAGAACGTGATTGAGCGCTCGCTTATCCTCGCCGAAGACGAAATGATGATTCGTCCGGAACACATGCTGATGCCCGAAGATCGTGCACATGGTTAG
- a CDS encoding energy transducer TonB has protein sequence MFEDSLIESGNKLKTKRLATSIISFFGQFLLLGVLILIPLIYTEALPKTQLMTFLVAPPPPPPPPPPPAAAVVKVVKIQSDLVNGQLRAPTKIPEKVQMIKEEEAPPAMGMGVMGGVPGGVPGGSMGGVIGGMINSTAAIPKVATPQRVRVSTGVATGLLIKKVQPNYPPLARQARIQGSVVLQAEISKDGTIQNLQLISGHPMLAPAAIEAVKQWRYKPYLLNGEPVAVDTQVVVNFTLSGG, from the coding sequence ATGTTTGAAGATAGCCTTATTGAATCGGGAAACAAGCTCAAGACCAAGCGGCTCGCAACCTCGATCATTTCGTTCTTTGGTCAATTCTTGCTGCTGGGAGTCTTGATCCTGATCCCACTGATTTACACCGAAGCGTTGCCCAAAACCCAGTTGATGACATTCCTGGTCGCGCCACCCCCGCCACCCCCACCTCCTCCACCTCCAGCCGCAGCCGTAGTGAAGGTCGTCAAGATCCAGAGCGACCTCGTCAACGGCCAGCTGCGCGCTCCGACCAAGATTCCTGAGAAAGTTCAGATGATTAAGGAAGAGGAAGCGCCGCCAGCAATGGGCATGGGCGTGATGGGCGGAGTACCGGGTGGAGTACCGGGCGGCTCGATGGGAGGCGTCATCGGTGGCATGATCAATTCCACTGCTGCCATCCCGAAGGTCGCGACCCCGCAGCGCGTGCGTGTATCGACGGGCGTCGCCACCGGTCTTCTGATCAAGAAAGTACAGCCCAATTATCCGCCCCTGGCGCGGCAGGCTCGCATCCAAGGATCGGTCGTGTTGCAGGCTGAAATCAGCAAGGACGGCACCATTCAAAACCTGCAGTTGATCAGCGGACACCCGATGCTGGCTCCGGCTGCGATTGAAGCCGTGAAGCAATGGCGGTACAAGCCGTATCTGCTCAACGGTGAGCCGGTCGCGGTGGATACACAAGTGGTTGTGAACTTCACTCTGTCCGGAGGTTAG
- the secF gene encoding protein translocase subunit SecF, with protein sequence MAFWHGIPLGVDFRGGTLVYVKYSHTPVPSEIHAELARAGLKNARVQSYGPAANNEVLVALDIQETSEQSLDRGKIQIIQALQSNAPAGKPDLNNASSLTILNYLLEKDPLHAASDANQRYTAVAQAIVNYRDKQKGGVLNSIDELKAATDPAVVASLQEGFSLSDFGVRNVEIVGPQVGGQLRNQALLATVYSLAGMLVYLGFRFEWIYGVAAVLTVFHDTLITVGAFSLLNWEISLTVIAAILTLIGYSNNDTIVVFDRIRENIKLLRREPLSEIVNRSINQTLSRTILTAGLTFLTVLALFLFGGEVLRGFSFALVIGILIGTYSSIAIAAPVLVAYQDWRTERGKRPVAMPARPGARQDDRPKEKVKA encoded by the coding sequence ATGGCGTTCTGGCATGGGATTCCGCTGGGCGTGGACTTCCGCGGCGGCACGCTGGTGTACGTAAAGTACTCGCATACGCCGGTTCCATCCGAAATCCATGCGGAACTGGCGCGCGCCGGTTTGAAGAATGCCCGCGTCCAGTCTTACGGGCCAGCCGCCAACAATGAGGTTCTGGTAGCGCTCGACATCCAGGAAACCAGCGAGCAGTCCCTCGACAGAGGAAAAATTCAGATCATTCAGGCGCTGCAAAGCAACGCGCCGGCGGGGAAACCGGACCTGAACAACGCCAGTTCTTTGACAATTCTGAACTACCTGTTGGAGAAGGACCCGTTGCATGCCGCGAGCGATGCCAATCAGCGCTATACCGCTGTGGCTCAGGCCATCGTGAACTACCGCGACAAGCAAAAGGGCGGCGTGCTGAATTCGATCGATGAACTGAAGGCCGCCACGGATCCGGCGGTGGTTGCGTCCTTGCAGGAAGGTTTCTCCCTTTCGGACTTTGGAGTTCGCAACGTCGAGATCGTTGGCCCGCAAGTCGGCGGCCAGCTGCGGAACCAGGCGCTCCTCGCCACTGTCTATTCCTTAGCAGGAATGCTGGTTTACCTGGGATTCCGCTTTGAATGGATTTATGGCGTGGCGGCGGTGCTGACGGTGTTCCATGACACGCTGATTACGGTGGGAGCGTTTTCCCTTCTCAACTGGGAAATCTCCTTGACGGTGATCGCGGCTATTCTCACCCTGATCGGGTACTCCAACAATGACACCATCGTGGTGTTCGACAGGATTCGGGAAAACATCAAGTTGTTGCGGCGGGAGCCGCTGTCGGAGATCGTCAACAGGAGCATTAATCAAACTTTAAGTCGAACCATCTTGACAGCAGGCCTGACTTTCCTTACCGTGCTTGCTCTGTTCTTGTTTGGCGGCGAAGTGCTTCGCGGTTTTAGTTTCGCCCTGGTGATCGGAATTCTGATCGGCACTTATTCGTCGATCGCCATTGCCGCGCCGGTTCTGGTGGCCTATCAAGACTGGCGTACGGAGCGAGGCAAGAGGCCGGTTGCCATGCCCGCCCGGCCGGGCGCTCGGCAGGATGACAGGCCGAAGGAAAAAGTGAAGGCATAG
- a CDS encoding flagellar biosynthesis protein FlgB, translated as MSMIDTPMMRSLERALDTGAFRHQLITSNLANVDTPGYRTRDIRPFAGELQQAMSGEEPMFSPMSHELRGLMERPDGNNVNVDRESLLLAENQLHFQLAVQFLRAEFRRLSLAIHEGANS; from the coding sequence ATGTCAATGATTGATACGCCCATGATGCGAAGCCTGGAACGAGCGCTGGACACAGGCGCTTTCCGGCACCAGTTAATTACCTCTAACCTCGCGAACGTGGATACGCCCGGATACCGGACCCGCGACATTCGTCCCTTCGCAGGCGAACTGCAGCAGGCGATGTCGGGCGAAGAGCCGATGTTTTCTCCGATGTCACACGAACTGCGCGGGTTGATGGAGCGGCCGGATGGCAACAATGTGAACGTCGACCGGGAGTCGTTGCTGCTCGCCGAGAATCAGTTGCATTTTCAACTGGCGGTGCAGTTTCTGCGCGCGGAATTCCGGCGGCTGTCGCTGGCGATCCATGAAGGAGCAAACTCATGA